A region from the Acanthopagrus latus isolate v.2019 chromosome 8, fAcaLat1.1, whole genome shotgun sequence genome encodes:
- the tjp1b gene encoding tight junction protein ZO-1 isoform X2, which yields MITCAFLWVGFLVAVDSTMVNYQKYITVMQLALGVTAVNKEHCLPPRKRMWIHPSPTAGSITAASSASTVQGKPSLRRIKGRIHRSKSLDSIDLLDSNSAAMEETVIWEQHTVTLHRAPGFGFGIAISGGRDNPHFQSGETSIVISDVLKGGPAEGLLQENDRVVMVNAVSMDNVEHAYAVQQLRKSGKIAKITIRRKRKVHVPMGRLGERETMSEHDEEEDSYDEEIYETRSGRSGAYSGVGGAMGRRSGRSSGRRDRERERSGSRERSLSPRSDRRSHNLPPRPAKVTLVKSRKNEAEYGLRLASHIFVKDISPESLAARDGNIQEGDVVLKINGTVTENLSLIDAKKLIERSKGKLKMVVQRDDRATLLNIPDLDDSIPSANASDRDGESDDISDIHSLASDQSNRSHDRHRSSRSRSPDRRSEPSDHSRHSPPQISNGSHRSRDDERMSKPASTPAKLAEEVPLPKPKESAIAREDKQLPPLPEPKPVYAQPGQPDVDLPVSPSDAPVPSAAHDDSILRPSMKLVKFRKGESVGLRLAGGNDVGIFVAGVLEDSPAAKEGLEEGDQILRVNNVDFANIIREEAVLFLLDLPKGEEVTILAQKKKDVYRRIVESDVGDSFYIRTHFEYEKESPYGLSFNKGEVFRVVDTLYNGKLGSWLAIRIGKNHQEVERGIIPNKNRAEQLSSVQYTLPKTAGGDRADFWRFRGLRSSKRNLRKSREDLSSQPVQTKFPAYERVVLREAGFLRPVVIFGPIADVAREKLAREEPDLFELAKSEPRDAGTDQRSSGIIRLHTIKQIIDRDKHAVLDITPNAVDRLNYAQWYPIVVFLNPDNKQGVKNMRTRLCPESRKSARKLYERAIKLRKNNHHLFTTTINLNNMNDGWYGALKETIQQQQNQLVWVSEGKADGTTEDDLDIHDDRLSYLSAPGSEYSMYSTDSRHTSDYEDTDTEGGAYTDQELDETLNDEVGLPTEPAITRSSEPVREDPPVIQDTPGYPGYQHPVQPEPASRIDPAGFKMAAPQQQDEAALPMPSLPPTVVAPPAVEQPVQLEGMHLEEPPAAAAAPQADSLSSPSPAPELIQTPPPPHEPHPSGPPGPEPKMYKKDLYNMEDPVRINHGLKQSLSYSHQPPYQDKQPYREYDHPPYGYDGGGYTEPKPHNADSHLHYDNRVPHYNEQWPPYDQQTSSSQPAGYQPGHQQPMGYSPRSPYEDGPGRDYSPPQPRYDEAPPVGYDGRQRHSKPGPIRYDEPPPPPPTGYDARSPYEAEPHGFPINSPRSPEPPKQYYGDSGLRPTYVPGPPNRGYKPGMHEPMMNSEPQIHPPKPETLPSPGEPGISPGSKPLPPPPREDIDEDPAMKPQSVLNRVKMFENKRSVSMDRAKEGESTAIRPADVPKPVSAPGPVLKANSLSNLEQEKSSYRAPEPQKPHTKPLDDVVRSNHYDPDEDEEYYRKQLSYFDRRSFDSKAMGQPSPGINRFHDLPKPAQLSYPYNRVESVEKVSPVEKRYEPLPQISPSSQYGPPASAIPPNTLPKLSPNDANSIPEPLSSPNPKPELAALRPASRDEPAPVGYLPPRGLPDKSPVNGTDAAPTKTMAAPAPTSYNRYVPKPYTSSARPFERKFESPKFNHNLLPNDTQVKTDLLSKPSVVGNSGGKPQLSPQPLDHDSGLDTFTRTMDNRPKYQHNNINTIPKAIPVSPSTLDDDDEDEGHTVVATARGIFNCNGGVLSSIETGVSIIIPQGAIPESVEQEIYFKVCRDNSILPPLDKEKGETLLSPLVMCGPHGLKFLKPVELRLPHCASMTPDGWSFALKSSDSSSGDPKTWQNKSLPGDPNYLVGANCVSVLIDHF from the exons AGCGCAGCAATGGAGGAGACTGTCATTTGGGAGCAGCACACAGTAACACTACACAGG GCACCAGGGTTTGGCTTCGGGATAGCCATATCAGGAGGTCGGGATAACCCTCATTTTCAGAGCGGCGAGACCTCCATCGTCATCTCGGATGTGCTGAAAGGAGGCCCGGCTGAAGGCCTACTGCA GGAAAATGACAGAGTTGTTATGGTCAATGCTGTCTCTATGGACAATGTGGAGCACGCATATGCGGTCCAGCAGCTTCGTAAAAGTGGAAAAATTGCCAAAATT ACAATCAGGCGAAAGAGGAAGGTGCACGTGCCCATGGGCCGCCTCGGGGAGAGGGAAACTATGTCGGAGcacgacgaggaggaggacagctATGATGAGGAGATATATGAAACGCGAAGTGGACGCAGCGGCGCTTACAGTGGTGTGGGCGGGGCTATGGGCAGGCGCAGCGGCCGGAGCAGCGGGCGAAGGGACAGGGAGCGTGAACGCAGTGGCTCGCGGGAGAGGAGTCTCTCCCCACGCTCTGACCGGCGCTCACACAACCTGCCCCCACGTCCTGCCAAGGTCACACTCGTCAAATCCCGAAAAAATGAAG CAGAATATGGCCTGCGCCTGGCCAGCCACATCTTTGTCAAGGACATTTCCCCCGAGAGCCTGGCAGCCAGGGATGGCAACATCCAGGAAGGGGATGTTGTACTGAAG ATCAATGGCACAGTTACAGAGAACCTCTCCTTGATAGACGCCAAGAAGCTGATAGAAAGGTCAAAGGGCAAGCTAAAAATGGTTGTTCAGAGAGATGACAGAGCGACCCTGCTGAACATCCCTGACCTCGATGACAGCATTCCTTCAGCCAACGCCTCTGACAGAGACGGTGAGAGTGATG acatttcagatatccatTCGCTGGCATCCGATCAGTCCAATCGATCGCATGACAGACATCGTAGCAGCCGCTCGCGCTCTCCAGACAGACGATCTGAACCCTCAGACCACTCCAGACACTCGCCCCCACAAATCAGCAATGGCAG TCACAGAAGTCGTGATGATGAACGGATGTCGAAGCCGGCTTCAACACCAGCGAAGCTAGCGGAGGAGGTTCCTCTGCCCAAACCGAAGGAGTCGGCTATTGCTAGAGAGGATAAACAGCTCCCACCGCTCCCAG agCCCAAGCCGGTGTACGCTCAGCCTGGACAGCCAGATGTAGACCTGCCTGTCAGTCCCTCTGATGCGCCTGTGCCAAGTGCTGCCCATGACGACAGCATCCTTCG GCCAAGCATGAAGCTGGTAAAGTTCAGGAAGGGGGAGAGTGTGGGGCTGCGACTGGCTGGGGGGAATGACGTCGGCATCTTTGTAGCAGGAGTCCTGGAGGATAGCCCGGCTGCTAAGGAGGGCTTGGAGGAGGGCGACCAAATTCTCAGG GTAAATAATGTAGATTTTGCAAACATAATCCGAGAGGAGGCGGTGCTGTTCCTACTGGATCTTCCTAAGGGGGAAGAGGTCACAATTCTGGctcagaagaagaaagatg TGTATCGGCGGATCGTGGAGTCAGATGTCGGTGACTCCTTCTACATCCGGACACACTTTGAGTATGAGAAGGAATCTCCATATGGGTTGAGCTTTAACAAGGGGGAGGTGTTCCGTGTGGTGGACACCCTCTACAACGGCAAGCTGGGCTCCTGGTTAGCTATTCGCATCGGCAAGAACCACCAAGAGGTGGAGAGGGGCATCATTCCCAACAAAAACAG AGCGGAGCAGCTCTCCAGTGTGCAATACACTCTTCCCAAAACAGCAGGGGGCGACAGGGCAGACTTCTGGAGGTTCCGTGGTCTTCGCAGCTCAAAGAGGAACCTgaggaagagcagagaggacCTCTCTTCCCAGCCTGTTCAGACAAAGTTCCCAGCTTATGAAAGAGTTGTACTGAGAGAGG cTGGATTCCTGAGACCTGTGGTGATATTTGGGCCCATCGCGGATGTTGCCCGAGAAAAACTCGCTAGAGAAGAGCCAGATCTTTTCGAGCTCGCAA AGAGTGAACCAAGAGATGCAGGAACAGACCAGCGTAGTTCAGGAATCATTCGTCTTCACACCATCAAGCAGATCATCGACAGA GACAAACATGCTGTGCTTGACATCACTCCGAATGCTGTGGACAGGCTGAACTATGCTCAGTGGTACCCGATTGTCGTCTTCCTAAATCCCGATAACAAGCAGGGTGTGAAGAACATGAGGACAAGACTGTGTCCAGAGTCCAGGAAGAGTGCCAGGAAGCTCTATGAGAGAGCCATCAAACTGAGGAAGAATAATCACCACCTGTTCACCA CCACCATTAACTTGAACAATATGAACGACGGCTGGTACGGCGCTCTGAAAGAAACAATCCAGCAACAGCAGAACCAGCTGGTGTGGGTGTCAGAGGGCAAG GCGGACGGCACCACAGAGGACGACTTGGACATCCACGATGACCGCCTGTCCTACCTGTCTGCGCCAGGTAGTGAGTACTCCATGTATAGCACGGACAGCCGTCATACTTCTGACTATGAGGACACAGACACGGAGGGTGGAGCATACACAGACCAGGAACTGGATGAGACTTTGAACGATGAGGTGGGTCTGCCCACGGAGCCCGCCATCACCCGCTCCTCCGAGCCTGTACGAGAAGACCCACCTGTAATTCAGGACACTCCTGGTTACCCTGGATACCAGCACCCTGTGCAGCCCGAACCAGCAAGTCGCATAGACCCTGCTGGGTTCAAGATGGCTGCCCCACAACAG CAAGATGAGGCTGCTCTGCCCATGCCCTCGTTGCCTCCGACGGTGGTAGCGCCCCCTGCTGTTGAGCAGCCTGTACAGCTAGAGGGTATGCACCTAGAGGAGCcgcctgctgcagccgcagctCCTCAGGCTGACTCACTTAGCAGCCCCAGCCCTGCCCCTGAGCTTATTCagaccccaccaccaccacacgaACCCCACCCGTCTGGACCGCCTGGTCCAGAACCAAAG ATGTACAAGAAAGATCTGTACAACATGGAGGACCCTGTGCGAATCAACCATGGCCTAAAGCAGTCTTTGAGCTACAGTCACCAGCCGCCGTACCAGGACAAACAGCCATACCGCGAATACGACCACCCGCCTTACGGTTACGATGGAGGCGGCTACACAGAACCAAAGCCTCACAACGCTGACTCTCACCTGCACTACGACAACCGTGTGCCTCATTACAACGAACAGTGGCCCCCCTACGACCAGCAGACCTCGTCCTCTCAGCCCGCAGGGTACCAGCCGGGCCACCAGCAACCCATGGGCTACAGCCCCCGGTCCCCCTACGAAGATGGACCAGGGAGGGACTACAGCCCCCCTCAGCCGCGCTATGATGAGGCCCCACCAGTGGGCTACGATGGCCGACAACGCCACAGTAAACCTGGGCCCATTCGTTACGATGAACCCCCTCCCCCGCCCCCAACTGGCTATGACGCCCGCTCTCCTTACGAGGCAGAACCTCATGGCTTCCCCATCAATTCACCTCGATCGCCAGAGCCCCCAAAGCAGTATTACGGTGACTCTGGTCTGAGGCCCACCTACGTTCCTGGCCCTCCAAACCGGGGCTACAAGCCTGGGATGCATGAGCCTATGATGAACTCTGAACCCCAAATCCACCCTCCTAAACCTGAGACCCTGCCCTCCCCAGGTGAGCCAGGGATCTCTCCGGGCTCAAAACCCCTCCCTCCGCCACCCCGGGAAGACATAGATGAGGACCCAGCCATGAAACCGCAGTCAGTGCTCAACAGAGTCAAGATGTTTGAGAATAAACGGTCTGTTTCCATGGACAGGGCTAAAGAAGGAGAGTCAACAGCAATTAGG CCGGCAGATGTTCCTAAACCTGTGAGTGCACCTGGCCCGGTCCTTAAAGCCAATTCCCTCAGCAACCTGGAGCAGGAGAAGTCCTCCTATAG GGCTCCCGAGCCACAGAAACCCCACACGAAACCCCTGGATGATGTAGTGCGTTCCAACCACTATGACccagatgaggatgaggagtaCTACAGGAAGCAGTTATCCTACTTTGACCGCCGTAGCTTCGACAGCAAGGCCATGGGCCAACCCAGTCCTGGCATCAACCGCTTCCATGACCTGCCCAAACCAGCTCAGCTGTCTTACCCATACAACAG AGTTGAGTCTGTAGAGAAGGTGAGCCCAGTGGAGAAAAGATATGAACCTCTGCCCCAGATCAGCCCTTCCTCACAGTACGGGCCCCCCGCATCCGCCATCCCACCCAACACACTGCCCAAGCTCAGCCCCAATGACG CTAACTCCATACCTGAGCCATTGAGCTCACCCAATCCTAAACCTGAGCTGGCAGCTCTCAGGCCAGCCAGCAGGGATGAACCTGCACCAGTTGGCTATCTGCCGCCGAGGGGCCTCCCCGATAAATCCCCCGTTAATGGCACTGATGCAGCACCCACCAAAACGATGGCCGCTCCTGCTCCAACTAGTTACAACCGCTACGTCCCCAAGCCGTACACCAGCTCAGCGCGGCCCTTTGAGCGCAAGTTTGAGAGCCCCAAGTTCAACCACAACCTGCTGCCCAACGATACACAGGTAAAGACGGACCTCCTCAGTAAGCCCAGTGTGGTGGGCAACAGCGGCGGGAAGCCTCAGCTCTCGCCACAGCCCCTGGATCATGACAGCGGCCTGGACACCTTCACACGCACTATGGACAACAGGCCCAAATACCAGCACAATAACATCAACACCATCCCCAAGGCCATCCCGGTTAG CCCCAGCACGCTGGACGATGACGACGAGGACGAAGGGCACACTGTGGTTGCCACCGCCAGGGGCATCTTCAACTGTAACGGAGGGGTCCTGAGCTCCATCGAGACGGGTGTCAGCATCATCATCCCCCAGGGTGCCATCCCCGAGAGCGTGGAGCAGGAGATTTACTTCAAGGTGTGCCGGGACAACAGCATCCTGCCCCCGCTCGACAAGGAGAAAG GAGAAACGCTGCTAAGTCCGCTGGTGATGTGTGGCCCTCATGGACTCAAGTTCCTGAAGCCGGTGGAGCTGCGCCTACCTCACTGTGCGTCTATGACCCCTGATGGTTGGTCTTTTGCTCTAAAATCCTCCGACTCCTCGTCGG GTGATCCCAAAACCTGGCAGAACAAATCTCTCCCCGGAGACCCAAACTACCTGGTGGGtgcaaactgtgtgtctgtgctcatTGACCACTTCTGA
- the tjp1b gene encoding tight junction protein ZO-1 isoform X3 gives MITCAFLWVGFLVAVDSTMVNYQKYITVMQLALGVTAVNKEHCLPPRKRMWIHPSPTAGSITAASSASTVQGKPSLRRIKGRIHRSKSLDSIDLLDSNSAAMEETVIWEQHTVTLHRAPGFGFGIAISGGRDNPHFQSGETSIVISDVLKGGPAEGLLQENDRVVMVNAVSMDNVEHAYAVQQLRKSGKIAKITIRRKRKVHVPMGRLGERETMSEHDEEEDSYDEEIYETRSGRSGAYSGVGGAMGRRSGRSSGRRDRERERSGSRERSLSPRSDRRSHNLPPRPAKVTLVKSRKNEAEYGLRLASHIFVKDISPESLAARDGNIQEGDVVLKINGTVTENLSLIDAKKLIERSKGKLKMVVQRDDRATLLNIPDLDDSIPSANASDRDDISDIHSLASDQSNRSHDRHRSSRSRSPDRRSEPSDHSRHSPPQISNGSHRSRDDERMSKPASTPAKLAEEVPLPKPKESAIAREDKQLPPLPEPKPVYAQPGQPDVDLPVSPSDAPVPSAAHDDSILRPSMKLVKFRKGESVGLRLAGGNDVGIFVAGVLEDSPAAKEGLEEGDQILRVNNVDFANIIREEAVLFLLDLPKGEEVTILAQKKKDVYRRIVESDVGDSFYIRTHFEYEKESPYGLSFNKGEVFRVVDTLYNGKLGSWLAIRIGKNHQEVERGIIPNKNRAEQLSSVQYTLPKTAGGDRADFWRFRGLRSSKRNLRKSREDLSSQPVQTKFPAYERVVLREAGFLRPVVIFGPIADVAREKLAREEPDLFELAKSEPRDAGTDQRSSGIIRLHTIKQIIDRDKHAVLDITPNAVDRLNYAQWYPIVVFLNPDNKQGVKNMRTRLCPESRKSARKLYERAIKLRKNNHHLFTTTINLNNMNDGWYGALKETIQQQQNQLVWVSEGKADGTTEDDLDIHDDRLSYLSAPGSEYSMYSTDSRHTSDYEDTDTEGGAYTDQELDETLNDEVGLPTEPAITRSSEPVREDPPVIQDTPGYPGYQHPVQPEPASRIDPAGFKMAAPQQQDEAALPMPSLPPTVVAPPAVEQPVQLEGMHLEEPPAAAAAPQADSLSSPSPAPELIQTPPPPHEPHPSGPPGPEPKMYKKDLYNMEDPVRINHGLKQSLSYSHQPPYQDKQPYREYDHPPYGYDGGGYTEPKPHNADSHLHYDNRVPHYNEQWPPYDQQTSSSQPAGYQPGHQQPMGYSPRSPYEDGPGRDYSPPQPRYDEAPPVGYDGRQRHSKPGPIRYDEPPPPPPTGYDARSPYEAEPHGFPINSPRSPEPPKQYYGDSGLRPTYVPGPPNRGYKPGMHEPMMNSEPQIHPPKPETLPSPGEPGISPGSKPLPPPPREDIDEDPAMKPQSVLNRVKMFENKRSVSMDRAKEGESTAIRPADVPKPVSAPGPVLKANSLSNLEQEKSSYRAPEPQKPHTKPLDDVVRSNHYDPDEDEEYYRKQLSYFDRRSFDSKAMGQPSPGINRFHDLPKPAQLSYPYNRVESVEKVSPVEKRYEPLPQISPSSQYGPPASAIPPNTLPKLSPNDANSIPEPLSSPNPKPELAALRPASRDEPAPVGYLPPRGLPDKSPVNGTDAAPTKTMAAPAPTSYNRYVPKPYTSSARPFERKFESPKFNHNLLPNDTQVKTDLLSKPSVVGNSGGKPQLSPQPLDHDSGLDTFTRTMDNRPKYQHNNINTIPKAIPVSPSTLDDDDEDEGHTVVATARGIFNCNGGVLSSIETGVSIIIPQGAIPESVEQEIYFKVCRDNSILPPLDKEKGETLLSPLVMCGPHGLKFLKPVELRLPHCASMTPDGWSFALKSSDSSSGDPKTWQNKSLPGDPNYLVGANCVSVLIDHF, from the exons AGCGCAGCAATGGAGGAGACTGTCATTTGGGAGCAGCACACAGTAACACTACACAGG GCACCAGGGTTTGGCTTCGGGATAGCCATATCAGGAGGTCGGGATAACCCTCATTTTCAGAGCGGCGAGACCTCCATCGTCATCTCGGATGTGCTGAAAGGAGGCCCGGCTGAAGGCCTACTGCA GGAAAATGACAGAGTTGTTATGGTCAATGCTGTCTCTATGGACAATGTGGAGCACGCATATGCGGTCCAGCAGCTTCGTAAAAGTGGAAAAATTGCCAAAATT ACAATCAGGCGAAAGAGGAAGGTGCACGTGCCCATGGGCCGCCTCGGGGAGAGGGAAACTATGTCGGAGcacgacgaggaggaggacagctATGATGAGGAGATATATGAAACGCGAAGTGGACGCAGCGGCGCTTACAGTGGTGTGGGCGGGGCTATGGGCAGGCGCAGCGGCCGGAGCAGCGGGCGAAGGGACAGGGAGCGTGAACGCAGTGGCTCGCGGGAGAGGAGTCTCTCCCCACGCTCTGACCGGCGCTCACACAACCTGCCCCCACGTCCTGCCAAGGTCACACTCGTCAAATCCCGAAAAAATGAAG CAGAATATGGCCTGCGCCTGGCCAGCCACATCTTTGTCAAGGACATTTCCCCCGAGAGCCTGGCAGCCAGGGATGGCAACATCCAGGAAGGGGATGTTGTACTGAAG ATCAATGGCACAGTTACAGAGAACCTCTCCTTGATAGACGCCAAGAAGCTGATAGAAAGGTCAAAGGGCAAGCTAAAAATGGTTGTTCAGAGAGATGACAGAGCGACCCTGCTGAACATCCCTGACCTCGATGACAGCATTCCTTCAGCCAACGCCTCTGACAGAGACG acatttcagatatccatTCGCTGGCATCCGATCAGTCCAATCGATCGCATGACAGACATCGTAGCAGCCGCTCGCGCTCTCCAGACAGACGATCTGAACCCTCAGACCACTCCAGACACTCGCCCCCACAAATCAGCAATGGCAG TCACAGAAGTCGTGATGATGAACGGATGTCGAAGCCGGCTTCAACACCAGCGAAGCTAGCGGAGGAGGTTCCTCTGCCCAAACCGAAGGAGTCGGCTATTGCTAGAGAGGATAAACAGCTCCCACCGCTCCCAG agCCCAAGCCGGTGTACGCTCAGCCTGGACAGCCAGATGTAGACCTGCCTGTCAGTCCCTCTGATGCGCCTGTGCCAAGTGCTGCCCATGACGACAGCATCCTTCG GCCAAGCATGAAGCTGGTAAAGTTCAGGAAGGGGGAGAGTGTGGGGCTGCGACTGGCTGGGGGGAATGACGTCGGCATCTTTGTAGCAGGAGTCCTGGAGGATAGCCCGGCTGCTAAGGAGGGCTTGGAGGAGGGCGACCAAATTCTCAGG GTAAATAATGTAGATTTTGCAAACATAATCCGAGAGGAGGCGGTGCTGTTCCTACTGGATCTTCCTAAGGGGGAAGAGGTCACAATTCTGGctcagaagaagaaagatg TGTATCGGCGGATCGTGGAGTCAGATGTCGGTGACTCCTTCTACATCCGGACACACTTTGAGTATGAGAAGGAATCTCCATATGGGTTGAGCTTTAACAAGGGGGAGGTGTTCCGTGTGGTGGACACCCTCTACAACGGCAAGCTGGGCTCCTGGTTAGCTATTCGCATCGGCAAGAACCACCAAGAGGTGGAGAGGGGCATCATTCCCAACAAAAACAG AGCGGAGCAGCTCTCCAGTGTGCAATACACTCTTCCCAAAACAGCAGGGGGCGACAGGGCAGACTTCTGGAGGTTCCGTGGTCTTCGCAGCTCAAAGAGGAACCTgaggaagagcagagaggacCTCTCTTCCCAGCCTGTTCAGACAAAGTTCCCAGCTTATGAAAGAGTTGTACTGAGAGAGG cTGGATTCCTGAGACCTGTGGTGATATTTGGGCCCATCGCGGATGTTGCCCGAGAAAAACTCGCTAGAGAAGAGCCAGATCTTTTCGAGCTCGCAA AGAGTGAACCAAGAGATGCAGGAACAGACCAGCGTAGTTCAGGAATCATTCGTCTTCACACCATCAAGCAGATCATCGACAGA GACAAACATGCTGTGCTTGACATCACTCCGAATGCTGTGGACAGGCTGAACTATGCTCAGTGGTACCCGATTGTCGTCTTCCTAAATCCCGATAACAAGCAGGGTGTGAAGAACATGAGGACAAGACTGTGTCCAGAGTCCAGGAAGAGTGCCAGGAAGCTCTATGAGAGAGCCATCAAACTGAGGAAGAATAATCACCACCTGTTCACCA CCACCATTAACTTGAACAATATGAACGACGGCTGGTACGGCGCTCTGAAAGAAACAATCCAGCAACAGCAGAACCAGCTGGTGTGGGTGTCAGAGGGCAAG GCGGACGGCACCACAGAGGACGACTTGGACATCCACGATGACCGCCTGTCCTACCTGTCTGCGCCAGGTAGTGAGTACTCCATGTATAGCACGGACAGCCGTCATACTTCTGACTATGAGGACACAGACACGGAGGGTGGAGCATACACAGACCAGGAACTGGATGAGACTTTGAACGATGAGGTGGGTCTGCCCACGGAGCCCGCCATCACCCGCTCCTCCGAGCCTGTACGAGAAGACCCACCTGTAATTCAGGACACTCCTGGTTACCCTGGATACCAGCACCCTGTGCAGCCCGAACCAGCAAGTCGCATAGACCCTGCTGGGTTCAAGATGGCTGCCCCACAACAG CAAGATGAGGCTGCTCTGCCCATGCCCTCGTTGCCTCCGACGGTGGTAGCGCCCCCTGCTGTTGAGCAGCCTGTACAGCTAGAGGGTATGCACCTAGAGGAGCcgcctgctgcagccgcagctCCTCAGGCTGACTCACTTAGCAGCCCCAGCCCTGCCCCTGAGCTTATTCagaccccaccaccaccacacgaACCCCACCCGTCTGGACCGCCTGGTCCAGAACCAAAG ATGTACAAGAAAGATCTGTACAACATGGAGGACCCTGTGCGAATCAACCATGGCCTAAAGCAGTCTTTGAGCTACAGTCACCAGCCGCCGTACCAGGACAAACAGCCATACCGCGAATACGACCACCCGCCTTACGGTTACGATGGAGGCGGCTACACAGAACCAAAGCCTCACAACGCTGACTCTCACCTGCACTACGACAACCGTGTGCCTCATTACAACGAACAGTGGCCCCCCTACGACCAGCAGACCTCGTCCTCTCAGCCCGCAGGGTACCAGCCGGGCCACCAGCAACCCATGGGCTACAGCCCCCGGTCCCCCTACGAAGATGGACCAGGGAGGGACTACAGCCCCCCTCAGCCGCGCTATGATGAGGCCCCACCAGTGGGCTACGATGGCCGACAACGCCACAGTAAACCTGGGCCCATTCGTTACGATGAACCCCCTCCCCCGCCCCCAACTGGCTATGACGCCCGCTCTCCTTACGAGGCAGAACCTCATGGCTTCCCCATCAATTCACCTCGATCGCCAGAGCCCCCAAAGCAGTATTACGGTGACTCTGGTCTGAGGCCCACCTACGTTCCTGGCCCTCCAAACCGGGGCTACAAGCCTGGGATGCATGAGCCTATGATGAACTCTGAACCCCAAATCCACCCTCCTAAACCTGAGACCCTGCCCTCCCCAGGTGAGCCAGGGATCTCTCCGGGCTCAAAACCCCTCCCTCCGCCACCCCGGGAAGACATAGATGAGGACCCAGCCATGAAACCGCAGTCAGTGCTCAACAGAGTCAAGATGTTTGAGAATAAACGGTCTGTTTCCATGGACAGGGCTAAAGAAGGAGAGTCAACAGCAATTAGG CCGGCAGATGTTCCTAAACCTGTGAGTGCACCTGGCCCGGTCCTTAAAGCCAATTCCCTCAGCAACCTGGAGCAGGAGAAGTCCTCCTATAG GGCTCCCGAGCCACAGAAACCCCACACGAAACCCCTGGATGATGTAGTGCGTTCCAACCACTATGACccagatgaggatgaggagtaCTACAGGAAGCAGTTATCCTACTTTGACCGCCGTAGCTTCGACAGCAAGGCCATGGGCCAACCCAGTCCTGGCATCAACCGCTTCCATGACCTGCCCAAACCAGCTCAGCTGTCTTACCCATACAACAG AGTTGAGTCTGTAGAGAAGGTGAGCCCAGTGGAGAAAAGATATGAACCTCTGCCCCAGATCAGCCCTTCCTCACAGTACGGGCCCCCCGCATCCGCCATCCCACCCAACACACTGCCCAAGCTCAGCCCCAATGACG CTAACTCCATACCTGAGCCATTGAGCTCACCCAATCCTAAACCTGAGCTGGCAGCTCTCAGGCCAGCCAGCAGGGATGAACCTGCACCAGTTGGCTATCTGCCGCCGAGGGGCCTCCCCGATAAATCCCCCGTTAATGGCACTGATGCAGCACCCACCAAAACGATGGCCGCTCCTGCTCCAACTAGTTACAACCGCTACGTCCCCAAGCCGTACACCAGCTCAGCGCGGCCCTTTGAGCGCAAGTTTGAGAGCCCCAAGTTCAACCACAACCTGCTGCCCAACGATACACAGGTAAAGACGGACCTCCTCAGTAAGCCCAGTGTGGTGGGCAACAGCGGCGGGAAGCCTCAGCTCTCGCCACAGCCCCTGGATCATGACAGCGGCCTGGACACCTTCACACGCACTATGGACAACAGGCCCAAATACCAGCACAATAACATCAACACCATCCCCAAGGCCATCCCGGTTAG CCCCAGCACGCTGGACGATGACGACGAGGACGAAGGGCACACTGTGGTTGCCACCGCCAGGGGCATCTTCAACTGTAACGGAGGGGTCCTGAGCTCCATCGAGACGGGTGTCAGCATCATCATCCCCCAGGGTGCCATCCCCGAGAGCGTGGAGCAGGAGATTTACTTCAAGGTGTGCCGGGACAACAGCATCCTGCCCCCGCTCGACAAGGAGAAAG GAGAAACGCTGCTAAGTCCGCTGGTGATGTGTGGCCCTCATGGACTCAAGTTCCTGAAGCCGGTGGAGCTGCGCCTACCTCACTGTGCGTCTATGACCCCTGATGGTTGGTCTTTTGCTCTAAAATCCTCCGACTCCTCGTCGG GTGATCCCAAAACCTGGCAGAACAAATCTCTCCCCGGAGACCCAAACTACCTGGTGGGtgcaaactgtgtgtctgtgctcatTGACCACTTCTGA